From Mauremys mutica isolate MM-2020 ecotype Southern chromosome 15, ASM2049712v1, whole genome shotgun sequence, one genomic window encodes:
- the PRX gene encoding periaxin, whose product METQTRVTEEAAKTSELVEIILETEARAGASGISVAGGGKEGLFVSDVLRESPAAKALSLKEGDQLLSARVYFENVRYEDALRILKCAEPYKVSFCLKRTVPRSDVPGSPAAGGLEVKGPQAKLAKLSIKSLAPTRKQKGKGLAKAPEEEAALPGSVEPSAGKLDVAPVDVEFSLPRFAKLRKAKSAAEAGAAGPSPAGSVELSSSHTKGRRLKFPRLKVKEAAGAQALAVAGPPEAAWPKGSVEGEAGVQGKAPQFAAPCPKVKKPKQDAGLVEVELKDQVKFKAPQVELDIPIPDLKASKAAAGVETAEISGKGEALRLKLPTVGVSARPAEGEREVEGLEGKLKVPKVGISLPMAAREAEGPEEELRAGIKLPSVEIAAPKVEVDLSLPKVEGALEAPDMSAKGEGLKIEMPKFGISGGEMEGTLKTAAIPAPKLGTSLPSDKGDAEGAAGRKLPSLNIGVRQVAVEIPLPRGKADTEWEVELPDVTVKIPKISLPTHGGKAKEEEVERELKVPQVEVKVGKAERESPELKAKGPKLKMPSFGISLREHKPDADTKAKEPAAEGKVKFPVVKMPSIDISVPKAADVQLPKTKMEPVGLAGEGRVKAPDGDGAEGPEFKFKMPQVSLPKFDLSGMAGKAESKAHMPSPKAPQLEANTGGLEIAAGKISMPTLDISVREIKPVDVELPEASLRKPKLEIAVEKPKIEVRLPSGKADGRRLESEVEMTQARLSFPSVKMPLLDIDMPKVGVDLDLPKAEPGFKGELRAVAGLKERDLQLQKPQEPLPNFGAVCKDLEVEIDVPAPKAKADRPTPRAEVELQGAAFEGPDLSGMVAKIPKVDISFGKEKLEGEELDREGPEGKGKADMKFPKVGLELKSPEVKPGSLEARAKLPSVEISTPKLPDVAIEAPLGGTAAVDISGKLPETDTKLKSPKFSFPKFGISGPKVKKGGLEAVTLQAELEAETLEASTKGPKLKMPKFGLSFSRSKQGADLDGPRLSAEGEGKAPKGKVEISGPHVDMDSPEAKMKLPSVKFPTVDISSPRVDVDIDLPKGKGDVSGQGVTQAGETSPNISMEVPDIKLKMPKFSLPKFGGQDREKQLELEQETLKGEVKGSVEALSGELDGKAKGKEAKMKMPRFKMPSFGIARKDVEVSGPSVTAPEIDVKGKKGKAVAKEPNVAAGSPEEKLKGPFMKMPKLTISSPKADLKVEADMRGSKDESYIQGPDIEIKMPQVELPKFGAKEEKANMEMSERPESPGTKLKVGMVKMPSLDISAPDQVPSLQISVPGVRAEGEPSVGKPVMDVSEADIKGYEGNLKIPKAPSIGISAPKLDLDISLPKASVEMLGQHEAGLKIEGDAAFKKADTKIKMPKVELPKYGLEGFLGKDLDRELSGAEAEMHLLKGQKLKGPSIKDQKVTLEMEGGKYAADTTEASLLGSKIRVPKLDISLPKARLSDVEVPLTEGEITIEGLEEAEGKFKLPSVGLPKFSTPKVKAPEVGFDVGLSRDQDFALDTSGLHGKVPKVEVSGPKIKLPKFGGASSDDQWEADIDSSKTPKVELKPPKFRGSLETPGSEVVVKEAKLKMPSVPIGFTVDKGEGESSPRTEDSETDGYDSKFKLKMPSFGISKVGSEAKGDESRMDTQPLCPTAEGTDFSFKMPQLVIPDVGFSAGPGEAPALEGGKAEMGGDARVRVEKLAGAEDLERDVGGLEVRLKMPKIKMSPFGISGSKGDEGTMTASLHSHKGSDSEQVGGKKSLFKMPDLEISAPSIKAHAEYEVEGAQLHHSGSTELPRTGAAGIQGEDHSVKAPGGKGDTSEAEAGKKYKMKLPKFGIALPKATQEGGEGHLSRGESKAQEAETKVKMAKVKKAVFVLVKPKAKGAEASSGLLEGDGEAAAGSLEGDGDGKAKVPKIKLKPSFGFSLSKSKAGVEVNGELEPSAKEEGELEKGSKLKLPKLGFSKAEITDLGTSGKGSASQLNGEEAELSLQNGSQDSKAKLGKIKLPQVEFSSPYKAAEMDPEMNLKLVRAEEAKDEAHVSTFMALKAAKFKSPKITFSGFKKKEGEHAGNVVSSAARTEMALLEKGERDQDAKPETSKISLGFTSKSKGDYNVERGELDGRDKSPKFKFPKLAFSPQTRGVLEVTSKQQERGGSSQGEGEKGPGALEGFKIRTPKLGFSTQLEEQIPEEGGGRVKPIKGEVMVGKSSPI is encoded by the exons ATGGAGACCCAGACCAGGGTGACGGAG GAGGCAGCGAAGACGTCGGAGCTGGTGGAGATCATCCTGGAGACagaggccagggccggggccAGTGGGATCAGCGTGGCCGGTGGGGGCAAGGAGGGGCTCTTTGTCTCCGACGTGCTGAGGGAGTCCCCCGCGGCCAAGGCCCTGAGCCTGAAAGAAG gTGACCAGCTCCTGAGCGCCAGGGTTTACTTTGAGAATGTCCGATACGAAGACGCCCTCAGGATCCTGAAGTGCGCGGAGCCGTACAAGGTCTCCTTCTGCCTGAAACGCACCGTTCCCCGGTCGGACGTCCCCGGGAGCCCCGCAGCCGGCGGCCTGGAAGTGAAGGGACCCCAGGCGAAGCTGGCCAAGCTG agcATAAAGAGCCTGGCGCCCACGAGGAAGCAGAAGGGGAAGGGCCTGGCGAAGGCCCCGGAGGAGGAGGCGGCCCTGCCGGGCAGCGTGGAGCCGTCGGCGGGGAAGCTGGATGTGGCCCCTGTGGACGTGGAATTCTCCTTGCCCAGGTTCGCCAAGCTAAGGAAGGCGAAGAGTGCGGCCGAGGCGGGAGCGGCCGGGCCCAGCCCAGCCGGCTCTGTCGAGCTCTCCTCTTCGCACACCAAGGGGAGGAGGCTCAAGTTTCCAAGGCTGAAGGTGAAGGAGGCGGCAGGCGCGCAGGCGCTGGCTGTGGCGGGGCCGCCGGAAGCAGCCTGGCCCAAGGGGAGCGTGGAAGGGGAGGCAGGTGTCCAGGGGAAAGCCCCCCAGTTCGCAGCCCCATGCCCCAAGGTGAAAAAGCCcaagcaggatgctgggcttgtGGAGGTCGAACTCAAGGACCAAGTCAAGTTCAAGGCCCCCCAGGTTGAACTGGACATTCCCATCCCTGACCTCAAAGCCTCCAAAGCGGCGGCTGGCGTGGAGACTGCGGAGATCTCGGGCAAGGGGGAAGCTTTGCGGCTCAAGCTGCCCACGGTCGGGGTGTCCGCCAGGCCTGcggagggggaaagggaggtaGAAGGGCTGGAGGGGAAGCTGAAGGTGCCTAAAGTTGGGATTTCCCTGCCAATGGCAGCCCGGGAAGCAGAAGGGCCAGAGGAAGAGCTCAGAGCTGGCATCAAACTCCCCTCGGTGGAAATAGCAGCCCCCAAAGTAGAGGTGGACTTGAGCCTTCCCAAAGTGGAAGGAGCCCTGGAAGCACCAGACATGAGCGCCAAAGGGGAGGGCTTGAAAATCGAAATGCCCAAGTTTGGCATCTCTGGAGGGGAAATGGAAGGCACCCTGAAAACAGCCGCCATCCCGGCCCCCAAGCTCGGCACCTCTCTGCCCAGCGACAAAGGGGACGCCGAGGGGGCAGCCGGcaggaagctcccctcccttAACATAGGGGTGCGGCAGGTGGCTGTTGAGATCCCCCTTCCCAGGGGCAAGGCAGACACAGAATGGGAAGTGGAGCTCCCTGACGTGACCGTGAAGATCCCCAAGATCAGCCTGCCCACGCATGGGGGCAAAGCcaaagaggaggaggtggagagggAGCTCAAGGTGCCCCAGGTGGAAGTGAAAGTGGGGAAGGCAGAGCGGGAGAGCCCTGAGTTGAAGGCAAAAGGTCCCAAGCTTAAGATGCCAAGCTTTGGGATCTCCCTGCGGGAACACAAGCCCGACGCAGACACCAAAGCGAAAGAGCCTGCTGCCGAAGGGAAGGTGAAATTCCCTGTGGTGAAGATGCCCTCCATCGACATCTCTGTCCCCAAAGCTGCCGACGTGCAACTGCCCAAAACGAAGATGGAACCAGTTGGGCTAGCCGGTGAGGGGAGGGTGAAAGCCCCTGATGGGGACGGTGCTGAGGGTCCCGAGTTCAAATTCAAAATGCCACAGGTGTCGCTTCCGAAATTCGACCTCTCTGGCATGGCCGGGAAAGCCGAGAGCAAGGCCCACATGCCTTCGCCCAAAGCCCCGCAGCTGGAGGCCAACACCGGGGGCCTGGAGATCGCGGCTGGGAAGATAAGCATGCCCACGCTGGATATCTCTGTGCGGGAGATTAAGCCGGTCGATGTGGAGCTGCCGGAGGCCTCTTTGCGAAAGCCCAAGCTTGAGATAGCTGTCGAGAAGCCGAAGATTGAGGTGAGGCTGCCCTCAGGGAAAGCTGATGGGAGGAGGCTGGAGTCTGAGGTGGAAATGACCCAAGCCAGGCTGAGTTTCCCGTCGGTGAAGATGCCATTGCTGGACATCGACATGCCCAAGGTAGGCGTTGATCTGGACCTGCCGAAGGCAGAGCCTGGCTtcaagggggagctcagggcagtggcAGGCCTGAAGGAACGTGACCTCCAGCTGCAAAAGCCTCAGGAGCCTCTCCCGAATTTCGGGGCTGTCTGCAAGGACTTGGAGGTGGAGATCGATGTGCCAGCTCCCAAGGCCAAGGCTGACCGCCCCACACCACGAGCAGAGGTTGAGCTCCAGGGTGCAGCCTTTGAAGGCCCGGATCTAAGTGGGATGGTGGCGAAGATCCCCAAGGTGGATATTTCGTTTGGGAAAGAGAAGCTGGAGGGTGAGGAACTGGACAGAGAGGGGCCGGAAGGGAAGGGCAAAGCGGATATGAAGTTCCCAAAGGTCGGCCTAGAACTCAAAAGCCCCGAAGTGAAGCCTGGGAGCCTGGAGGCCAGAGCGAAGCTGCCCTCCGTTGAAATTTCAACGCCTAAGCTCCCCGACGTGGCCATTGAGGCCCCGCTGGGGGGAACAGCTGccgttgacatcagtggaaaacTGCCGGAGACCGATACCAAGCTGAAATCGCCCAAATTCTCTTTCCCCAAATTTGGCATCTCTGGCCCGAAGGTTAAGAAAGGAGGCCTGGAGGCTGTGACACTGCAAGCTGAGCTGGAGGCGGAAACCCTGGAAGCAAGCACCAAAGGGCCTAAGCTGAAGATGCCAAAATTTGGGCTCTCGTTCTCCAGGTCGAAACAGGGGGCCGACTTGGATGGGCCCAGGCTCTCtgcggagggagaggggaaggctcCCAAGGGGAAGGTGGAGATCTCAGGGCCTCACGTCGATATGGACTCCCCCGAAGCCAAAATGAAGCTGCCTTCAGTGAAATTTCCCACGGTTGacatctccagccccagagtggATGTGGacattgacttgcccaagggaaAGGGGGACGTCTCAGGCCAAGGGGTCACACAGGCTGGGGAAACATCGCCTAACATCAGCATGGAGGTCCCAGACATTAAGCTGAAGATGCCAAAATTTTCACTGCCAAAATTTGGGGGCCAGGACAGGGAGAAGCAGCTGGAACTGGAGCAAGAGACGCTCAAGGGAGAAGTGAAAGGGAGCGTCGAGGCCTTGTCCGGAGAGCTAGACGGGAAAGCAAAGGGCAAGGAGGCCAAGATGAAGATGCCCAGGTTCAAAATGCCGTCGTTTGGCATTGCCAGGAAGGATGTAGAGGTGTCTGGGCCCAGTGTCACAGCTCCTGAGATTGACGTGAAAGGCAAGAAAGGGAAAGCAGTCGCCAAAGAGCCCAACgtggctgctgggagcccagaggaGAAGCTAAAAGGCCCCTTCATGAAGATGCCAAAACTGACGATCTCTTCTCCCAAGGCTGACCTAAAAGTAGAAGCCGACATGAGAGGCTCCAAAGATGAAAGTTACATCCAAGGCCCCGACATAGAAATTAAAATGCCCCAGGTCGAGCTGCCAAAGTTTGGAGCCAAAGAGGAGAAAGCCAACATGGAGATGTCTGAGAGACCGGAAAGCCCTGGCACCAAGTTAAAAGTGGGCATGGTTAAGATGCCATCACTAGACATCTCTGCGCCTGACCAAGTTCCTTCATTGCAAATCTCTGTTCCCGGTGTAAGAGCGGAAGGCGAGCCATCGGTGGGAAAGCCGGTCATGGACGTCTCTGAGGCTGATATCAAGGGGTACGAAGGAAACTTGAAAATCCCCAAGGCGCCTTCCATTGGCATCTCTGCGCCAAAGCTAGACTTGGATATCAGCTTGCCGAAAGCCAGTGTGGAGATGCTGGGCCAGCATGAGGCTGGGCTGAAAATAGAGGGGGATGCCGCCTTTAAGAAAGCAGACACCAAAATTAAGATGCCCAAGGTGGAGCTGCCCAAATATGGGCTGGAGGGTTTCTTGGGGAAAGACTTGGATAGAGAGTTGAGTGGTGCCGAGGCAGAGATGCACCTCCTCAAAGGACAAAAGCTGAAAGGGCCTTCCATAAAGGACCAGAAAGTAACCCTGGAGATGGAAGGGGGCAAATATGCAGCTGATACTACCGAAGCCTCCCTGCTGGGTTCCAAGATCCGGGTGCCCAAACTGGATATTTCCTTGCCCAAAGCCAGGCTGTCAGACGTAGAGGTACCTCTGACCGAGGGGGAGATCACCATCGAGGGACTGGAGGAAGCTGAGGGGAAATTTAAGCTGCCGTCGGTTGGGCTACCTAAATTTTCTACCCCAAAGGTGAAAGCTCCAGAGGTAGGATTTGATGTTGGCTTAAGCAGAGATCAAGACTTTGCTCTGGACACGTCTGGGCTGCATGGGAAGGTGCCCAAAGTCGAAGTGAGTGGCCCAAAGATTAAGCTGCCTAAATTCGGGGGAGCTAGTTCTGATGACCAATGGGAGGCAGATATAGACTCATCCAAGACCCCCAAGGTGGAGCTTAAACCCCCTAAATTCCGGGGGAGCCTCGAGACCCCAGGCAGCGAAGTGGTGGTGAAAGAGGCCAAACTCAAAATGCCGTCGGTTCCCATCGGCTTCactgtggacaagggagagggggagagttcCCCCAGGACAGAGGACTCTGAGACAGACGGTTACGACAGCAAGTTCAAACTGAAGATGCCCTCGTTCGGGATTTCCAAAGTTGGCTCAGAGGCCAAGGGGGATGAGTCCAGGATGGacacccagcccctctgccccacagcagAGGGAACGGACTTCTCCTTTAAAATGCCTCAGCTTGTCATTCCAGACGTGGGGTTCTCAGCGGGCCCAGGGGAAGCTCCAGCTTTGGAGGGGGGGAAAGCCGAGATGGGTGGAGACGCCAGGGTCAGGGTTGAGAAACTGGCAGGTGCTGAAGATCTGGAGCGAGACGTGGGAGGGTTAGAGGTCAGGCTCAAGATGCCCAAAATCAAGATGTCACCATTCGGGATTTCAGGATCCAAAGGGGACGAGGGGACTATGACGGCATctctccacagccacaagggtTCAGACAGTGAACAGGTCGGGGGGAAGAAATCCCTGTTCAAAATGCCAGACCTGGAGATCTCTGCCCCAAGTATCAAGGCGCATGCAGAATATGAAGTTGAGGGGGCTCAGCTTCATCACAGTGGTTCCACAGAGCTGCCGAGAACTGGTGCTGCTGGCATCCAAGGTGAGGATCATAGTGTCAAGGCTCCgggagggaagggggacactTCTGAAGCCGAGGCAGGGAAGAAGTATAAAATGAAGCTGCCCAAGTTTGGGATCGCCCTGCCCAAAGCCACCCAGGAAGGAGGAGAAGGGCACCTTTCTAGGGGGGAAAGCAAGGCCCAGGAGGCCGAAACCAAGGTGAAGATGGCCAAGGTGAAGAAGGCGGTCTTTGTGCTGGTGAAGCCCAAGGCGAAGGGGGCAGAAGCATCCTCTGGGCTCTTGGAAGGAGATGGCGAAGCTGCTGCTGGCTCCTTGGAAGGGGATGGGGATGGCAAGGCAAAGGTGCCCAAAATAAAGCTGAAGCCCAGCTTTGGGTTCTCGCTCTCCAAATCCAAAGCTGGGGTGGAAGTCAACGGGGAGCTAGAGCCCTCAGCCAAGGAGGAAGGGGAGCTGGAGAAAGGCTCCAAGCTGAAACTGCCCAAGCTGGGCTTCTCCAAGGCCGAGATCACGGACCTGGGCACCAGCGGGAAGGGATCAGCATCTCAGCTcaatggggaggaggcagaactgTCTCTGCAGAATGGCTCCCAGGACAGCAAGGCAAAGCTGGGGAAGATCAAGCTGCCCCAGGTTGAATTCTCCTCCCCGTATAAGGCGGCAGAGATGGACCCTGAAATGAACCTCAAGCTGGTGAGGGCGGAGGAGGCCAAGGATGAGGCTCACGTCAGCACCTTCATGGCTCTCAAGGCGGCCAAGTTCAAGTCCCCCAAGATCACGTTCTCAGGTTTCAAGAAGAAGGAAGGGGAACACGCCGGGAATGTGGTCTCTTCGGCTGCCAGGACAGAGATGGCCTTGttggaaaagggggagagggatcAAGATGCCAAGCCAGAGACGTCCAAGATCTCGCTGGGCTTCACCTCCAAGTCGAAGGGGGACTACAATGTGGAGAGAGGCGAGCTGGACGGCAGAGATAAATCCCCTAAGTTCAAGTTCCCCAAGCTGGCCTTCAGCCCCCAAACCAGAGGAGTGCTAGAAGTCACTTCcaagcagcaggagagagggggctcctcccagggggaaggagagaaggggCCGGGAGCACTGGAGGGATTCAAGATTCGGACGCCCAAGCTGGGTTTCTCCACTCAGCTGGAGGAGCAGATcccagaggagggagggggccgagtgaagccaatcaagggcgaGGTGATGGTGGGGAAATCGTCCCCCATATGA